The following proteins are encoded in a genomic region of Paenibacillus sp. FSL R7-0273:
- a CDS encoding flavodoxin produces MAKVLVAYASLTGNTEEIAELIAEGVRQAGGEAVLKSVTDCNADEINHYDAVLLGAYTWGDGELPDEFLDFYEEMDELDLAGYKAAAFGSGDTGYSIYCGAVDLIEEKLKERGAEIAQDSLKIEYGPNAEEKEACRSFGRQFIETCAAVS; encoded by the coding sequence ATGGCTAAGGTGCTAGTGGCATACGCCAGCTTGACCGGCAATACGGAGGAGATCGCGGAGCTGATTGCAGAAGGAGTACGCCAGGCTGGCGGGGAGGCCGTGCTGAAATCGGTAACCGACTGCAATGCAGATGAGATAAATCATTATGATGCGGTACTGCTGGGAGCTTATACGTGGGGAGACGGCGAGCTGCCGGATGAATTCCTTGATTTTTATGAGGAGATGGATGAGCTCGATTTGGCCGGCTATAAAGCGGCTGCGTTCGGCAGCGGAGATACCGGTTATTCCATATACTGCGGAGCGGTAGACCTGATTGAAGAGAAGCTGAAGGAGCGCGGGGCAGAGATTGCCCAGGACAGCCTGAAGATTGAATATGGCCCGAATGCGGAGGAAAAGGAAGCCTGCCGCAGCTTCGGACGCCAATTTATCGAAACCTGCGCGGCGGTTTCTTAG
- a CDS encoding 50S ribosomal protein L25, with the protein MNTTVRLTERSGSASATRKKGFVPVVVYGAGSDTQSFSADAKALNEIVSKNPRAILKVELPDSGAKNAVIAEIQRQPLSRNILHVDLQQIDMKAELDTKVAFQFTGDPSGVKMGGIQQIELYELDIRTLPDKLTPTFDVDISNLEIGDQLLVSDLPKHDGWEILTPEDTLIVRISPPIAHEEPAEGEAAEEPTAAENAEEGKTEE; encoded by the coding sequence ATGAATACTACAGTTCGTTTGACTGAAAGATCCGGCTCGGCTTCTGCAACGCGGAAAAAAGGCTTTGTACCGGTTGTCGTCTACGGTGCAGGTTCAGATACACAATCCTTTTCGGCGGATGCCAAGGCGCTTAATGAAATTGTCAGCAAAAATCCGCGGGCCATTCTCAAGGTTGAGCTTCCGGATTCCGGTGCTAAAAATGCGGTAATCGCAGAAATCCAGCGCCAGCCGCTCTCGCGCAATATTCTGCACGTAGATTTGCAGCAAATTGATATGAAGGCGGAGCTGGACACCAAGGTGGCATTCCAGTTCACAGGCGATCCGTCCGGTGTGAAAATGGGCGGTATCCAGCAGATCGAGCTGTATGAGCTCGATATCAGAACGCTGCCGGACAAGCTGACTCCGACCTTTGACGTGGACATCAGCAATCTGGAAATCGGTGACCAGCTGCTGGTATCCGATCTGCCTAAGCATGATGGCTGGGAAATTTTGACACCTGAGGATACGCTGATCGTGCGGATTTCGCCGCCGATTGCCCATGAGGAGCCTGCAGAAGGCGAAGCTGCTGAAGAACCGACAGCCGCAGAGAATGCAGAAGAAGGCAAGACAGAAGAATAA
- a CDS encoding MarR family winged helix-turn-helix transcriptional regulator → MHSSEFSKIWHKILKDYKLHMDSNLAPTLTDAQLTVLELLQERDAMKPSDLAPHLATSPAAVTMLLDRMEKNGLIVRERDAADRRIVWVSITETGRRETTRGLKVRSDFFAEALDPISSHNQQLLLYLMGKMAVAPAPEGSTP, encoded by the coding sequence GTGCACTCCTCTGAATTCAGTAAAATCTGGCACAAAATCTTAAAGGATTACAAATTACATATGGACAGCAACCTTGCCCCTACACTGACTGATGCCCAGCTCACCGTACTGGAACTGCTGCAGGAGCGCGATGCGATGAAGCCTTCTGATCTGGCGCCTCATCTGGCAACCAGTCCGGCGGCGGTAACGATGCTGCTAGACCGGATGGAGAAGAACGGATTAATCGTGCGTGAGCGTGATGCTGCAGACCGGCGGATTGTCTGGGTGAGCATTACCGAGACAGGACGGAGGGAAACCACGCGCGGACTTAAGGTGCGCAGTGATTTTTTTGCCGAGGCGCTTGATCCGATATCATCGCACAACCAGCAGCTGCTGCTGTATCTGATGGGGAAGATGGCGGTTGCCCCGGCGCCGGAAGGCTCGACACCTTAA
- a CDS encoding RluA family pseudouridine synthase translates to MSTQHRSTGGEPSGGQSRFEILFEDNHLLGIVKPVNIPVQEDATGDPDLLSLLKEDVKERYSKPGNVFMGLVHRLDRPVGGAMIFAKTSKAASRLSDSVRTHAFRKVYLTVVHGKPPASQGRLVNTLLKDAKTNTVSIVRKGTPGGKEAILDYTVLGTAEGYSLLKIDLLTGRSHQIRVQLSGIGCPLSGDQKYGAAVNRPGQQIALWSAVVGFPHPVTKEDIELISLPPQAHPWSLWPQQVQKQAIR, encoded by the coding sequence ATGAGTACGCAGCATCGCAGCACTGGCGGGGAGCCGTCCGGCGGACAATCCCGCTTTGAGATTCTGTTCGAGGATAATCACCTGCTGGGCATTGTGAAGCCTGTGAACATTCCGGTACAGGAGGATGCTACTGGTGATCCCGACCTGCTCAGTCTGCTCAAGGAGGATGTGAAGGAACGGTACAGCAAGCCGGGGAATGTTTTTATGGGACTTGTGCACCGGCTGGACCGTCCGGTCGGCGGGGCAATGATTTTTGCCAAGACCTCTAAGGCAGCCTCCCGGCTGTCCGACAGTGTCCGAACCCATGCCTTCCGCAAGGTATACCTGACTGTTGTCCACGGCAAGCCGCCTGCCTCCCAGGGCCGGCTGGTCAACACTTTGCTTAAGGACGCCAAGACCAACACCGTCTCCATCGTCCGCAAGGGCACACCGGGCGGCAAGGAAGCCATCCTTGATTATACAGTGCTTGGAACCGCTGAAGGCTACAGCCTGCTGAAGATTGACCTGCTGACCGGACGCTCGCACCAGATCCGCGTGCAGCTCAGCGGGATTGGCTGTCCGCTGTCCGGGGACCAGAAATACGGCGCCGCCGTGAACCGGCCGGGCCAGCAGATTGCCCTCTGGTCAGCGGTTGTCGGCTTTCCGCATCCGGTTACCAAAGAAGATATCGAGCTGATCTCACTGCCGCCGCAGGCTCATCCCTGGAGTTTGTGGCCGCAGCAGGTACAGAAACAGGCCATCCGTTGA
- a CDS encoding GNAT family N-acetyltransferase, protein MNTEHTLKEIEELQLRCEQYEGISLKLNWDMLEHTTEAGGTEWLVTYEEDQLVGFIGLYGFGGSMEVCGMVRPGFRRRGIFTSLWERAQKKIRQRNISELLLNAPAASASGAGFLKSLPLVFGHAEYQMKWEPSAALQGPGEASSAAGTVSLRPAREDEASILIKLDSSGFDMTEEEAAEIFKEQSLEALQEHIIIELNGQPAGKMRLWSDNNETWIYGLTVDKDLRGLGIGRSALQQTIDRERRNYNGVNLEVSLDNPNALKLYESCGFVIVNRQDYYRYTGSL, encoded by the coding sequence TTGAATACTGAGCATACATTAAAAGAAATTGAAGAGCTCCAGCTGCGCTGCGAGCAATATGAGGGAATCTCCCTGAAGCTGAACTGGGACATGCTGGAGCATACCACGGAAGCCGGAGGGACAGAATGGCTCGTGACTTATGAGGAGGATCAGCTCGTCGGCTTCATCGGCCTGTACGGCTTCGGCGGCAGCATGGAGGTGTGCGGTATGGTCCGGCCGGGTTTCCGGCGCAGAGGCATCTTTACATCGCTGTGGGAGCGGGCACAGAAAAAAATCAGGCAGCGCAATATCTCTGAATTGCTTCTGAATGCCCCCGCAGCCTCGGCATCTGGTGCCGGGTTCCTGAAGAGCCTGCCGCTGGTGTTCGGACATGCCGAATACCAGATGAAATGGGAACCTTCTGCCGCCCTGCAGGGTCCGGGAGAAGCAAGCTCCGCTGCCGGAACCGTTAGTCTTCGTCCTGCACGCGAGGATGAAGCCTCCATTCTCATTAAGCTGGACAGCTCCGGGTTTGATATGACCGAGGAAGAAGCGGCGGAAATATTTAAGGAGCAGAGCCTTGAAGCGCTGCAGGAGCATATCATCATCGAGCTGAACGGGCAGCCAGCCGGCAAAATGCGGCTCTGGTCAGATAACAACGAGACCTGGATCTACGGTCTAACCGTGGACAAGGACCTGCGGGGCCTCGGGATCGGACGAAGCGCCCTGCAGCAGACCATCGACAGGGAGCGCCGGAATTACAACGGGGTGAACCTCGAAGTGTCACTGGACAATCCGAACGCGCTGAAGCTGTATGAAAGCTGCGGCTTCGTGATCGTGAACAGGCAGGACTATTACCGCTATACAGGCTCGTTGTAG
- a CDS encoding VOC family protein: protein MISAFEGINLYTKDPAALVAFYSGVLGIPVPFEGFGNGDGAKIGFEGGLPGIIIWDEHKWGKHTTGVVNLVYSCSSLDETYAELKARGLDCEPPVTMEYGGKEMNFRDPDGNGITLLEGAY, encoded by the coding sequence ATGATATCGGCATTTGAAGGCATTAATCTGTACACCAAGGATCCAGCAGCGCTTGTAGCGTTCTATTCCGGCGTTCTTGGGATTCCGGTTCCGTTTGAAGGCTTCGGCAACGGGGACGGGGCGAAGATCGGTTTTGAGGGAGGACTCCCGGGAATCATTATCTGGGATGAGCACAAATGGGGCAAGCATACGACAGGAGTTGTTAACCTGGTCTATTCCTGCAGCAGCCTGGATGAGACGTATGCAGAGCTGAAAGCAAGAGGGCTGGATTGCGAGCCTCCGGTTACAATGGAATACGGCGGCAAAGAGATGAACTTCCGCGACCCGGACGGCAATGGAATTACACTGCTTGAGGGTGCTTATTAA
- a CDS encoding class I SAM-dependent methyltransferase: MYIAGDWKDYEVIDTGGGEKLERWGDIILRRPDPQIIWPLTQETAKWRDVHGHYHRSSSGGGQWEMKKTIPDDWKISYGKLKFHLRPTNFKHTGLFPEQAANWSWMMDKIAGAGRPISVLNLFAYTGGATVAAASAGASVVHVDAAKGMVQWAKENIQLSGLGERPVRFITDDVFKFVQREQRRGSKYDAIIMDPPSYGRGPGGEMWKLESSLYPFLESCMEIMSDRPLFMLINSYTTGISPTVLRNMLNMTMAKRYGGKLTSGEIGLPITASGMNLPCGILGRWEA; the protein is encoded by the coding sequence ATGTATATTGCAGGCGATTGGAAAGACTACGAAGTTATTGATACCGGAGGCGGGGAAAAGCTGGAACGCTGGGGAGATATTATCCTGCGCCGTCCGGACCCGCAGATTATTTGGCCGCTGACTCAAGAAACAGCGAAATGGCGCGATGTGCACGGACATTATCACCGCAGCTCCTCCGGCGGCGGACAATGGGAAATGAAAAAGACAATCCCGGACGACTGGAAAATCAGCTACGGCAAGCTGAAGTTCCATCTGCGCCCGACTAATTTCAAGCATACAGGCCTTTTCCCTGAGCAGGCAGCCAACTGGAGCTGGATGATGGACAAGATTGCCGGCGCAGGCCGCCCGATTTCCGTGCTTAACCTGTTCGCTTATACCGGCGGAGCGACAGTCGCTGCAGCCAGCGCAGGGGCTTCGGTTGTGCATGTCGATGCAGCCAAGGGCATGGTTCAGTGGGCAAAAGAAAACATCCAGCTGTCCGGCCTCGGCGAGCGCCCGGTCCGCTTCATCACGGACGACGTATTCAAATTCGTCCAGCGTGAACAGCGCCGCGGCAGTAAATACGACGCCATTATTATGGACCCGCCGTCCTACGGACGCGGCCCGGGCGGCGAAATGTGGAAGCTGGAATCCAGCCTCTACCCGTTCCTTGAGAGCTGCATGGAAATTATGAGCGACAGACCGCTCTTTATGCTGATTAACTCCTACACAACCGGCATCTCTCCGACCGTTCTGCGGAACATGCTCAATATGACCATGGCTAAGCGGTACGGCGGCAAGCTGACCTCCGGGGAAATCGGGCTGCCGATTACAGCCTCAGGCATGAACCTGCCTTGCGGAATATTGGGCCGCTGGGAGGCGTAA
- the parE gene encoding DNA topoisomerase IV subunit B yields the protein MLEQIDMFAKVSKDGLAGPTGYDADDIQVLEGLVAVRKRPGMYIGSTSSSGLHHLVWEIVDNAVDEHLAKFCSKIDISLRKDGSVTVIDNGRGIPTGMHKTGVPTPQVVFTILHAGGKFGGSGYKKSGGLHGVGASVTNALSEWLEVEIYREGKTHRQRFEYWVDKSGKEHVGEPVTGLEVLGNTNKTGTKITFKPDIRVFANGISLSYDTLAERVQEIAFLNSGLRITLSDERSGRQDEYFYEGGASQFVQFLNEGKDTLHDVIHFSSEKDDIEVEVALQYNAGYTETLASFVNSIPTRSGGTHETGFKTAYTRVMNDYARRTQLLKEKDKNLEGNDLREGMMAVISVKMSEVEFVGQTKDQLGSASARSAVDYIVAENMARFLEENPQVAQSLLKKSIQASKAREAARKARDEIRSGKKRSESSNLGGKLSPAQSKDVTRTELFIVEGDSAGGSAKQGRDSKIQAILPLKGKPMNPEKAKLLDILKNDEYKAIISAIGAGIGPDFAVEDSNYSKIIIMTDADTDGAHIQVLLLTFFYRYMKPLIDAGKVFIAQPPLYKLTRKSGKLETVRYAWSDEELQNYLKEFGKNFELQRYKGLGEMNPDQLWETTMNQDTRTLLQVQIEDAAKAERRVSTLMGDKVDPRKRWIVENVDFTEIIE from the coding sequence ATGCTCGAACAGATCGATATGTTTGCAAAAGTCTCCAAGGACGGCTTAGCCGGCCCGACCGGATACGATGCTGACGACATTCAGGTGCTCGAAGGTCTGGTTGCGGTCCGCAAACGGCCCGGCATGTATATCGGCAGTACGAGTTCATCGGGACTGCACCATCTTGTATGGGAAATCGTGGATAACGCCGTTGATGAGCATTTAGCCAAATTTTGTTCCAAAATTGATATTTCATTACGTAAGGACGGTTCGGTAACCGTCATCGATAACGGCCGGGGCATCCCGACCGGAATGCACAAGACAGGAGTGCCGACGCCGCAGGTTGTGTTTACGATTCTGCATGCAGGCGGTAAATTCGGCGGTTCCGGCTACAAAAAATCAGGCGGACTGCACGGCGTTGGCGCTTCTGTCACCAACGCCCTGTCTGAGTGGCTGGAGGTCGAAATTTACCGTGAAGGCAAAACCCACCGCCAGCGGTTCGAATACTGGGTGGACAAGAGCGGCAAGGAGCATGTCGGCGAGCCTGTGACCGGCCTCGAGGTTCTTGGAAATACGAACAAGACCGGTACGAAGATCACCTTCAAGCCGGATATTCGCGTCTTTGCAAACGGCATATCCCTGAGCTACGATACGCTTGCAGAGCGGGTGCAGGAGATTGCGTTCCTGAACTCGGGACTGCGGATCACGCTTAGCGACGAACGGAGCGGACGCCAGGACGAATACTTCTATGAGGGCGGAGCCAGCCAGTTTGTCCAGTTCCTGAATGAAGGCAAGGATACGCTGCATGATGTGATTCATTTCAGTTCGGAGAAGGACGACATTGAGGTTGAAGTAGCGCTGCAGTATAACGCCGGTTATACAGAGACACTTGCCTCATTCGTCAATTCCATTCCGACCCGCAGCGGCGGAACCCATGAGACCGGGTTCAAAACGGCTTACACCCGTGTGATGAATGATTACGCCCGCCGTACACAGCTGCTGAAGGAAAAAGACAAGAACCTGGAAGGGAATGATCTTCGCGAGGGCATGATGGCTGTCATCAGTGTCAAGATGTCAGAGGTTGAGTTTGTCGGCCAGACCAAGGACCAGCTTGGCAGCGCCTCTGCCCGCAGTGCTGTCGATTATATCGTGGCTGAGAACATGGCGCGGTTCCTCGAAGAGAATCCGCAGGTGGCGCAGAGCCTGCTGAAGAAATCGATTCAGGCCTCTAAGGCACGCGAAGCGGCGCGCAAGGCCAGGGATGAGATCCGCAGCGGCAAGAAGCGCAGCGAGAGCTCCAATCTGGGCGGCAAGCTCTCACCGGCACAGTCGAAGGATGTAACCCGCACTGAGCTGTTCATCGTCGAAGGGGATTCCGCCGGCGGCTCGGCCAAGCAGGGCCGTGATTCCAAGATTCAGGCGATTCTGCCGCTGAAGGGCAAGCCGATGAATCCGGAGAAGGCCAAGCTGCTCGATATTCTGAAGAATGATGAGTACAAAGCTATTATTTCTGCAATCGGTGCAGGGATTGGCCCGGATTTTGCCGTAGAAGACAGCAATTATTCCAAAATCATTATTATGACTGATGCCGATACTGACGGTGCACATATCCAGGTCCTTCTGCTGACCTTCTTCTACCGTTACATGAAGCCGCTGATTGATGCCGGTAAGGTCTTTATTGCCCAGCCGCCGCTGTACAAGCTGACCCGCAAATCGGGCAAGCTGGAGACGGTGCGCTACGCGTGGAGCGATGAAGAGCTGCAGAATTACCTGAAGGAGTTCGGCAAGAACTTTGAGCTTCAGCGCTATAAGGGGCTTGGTGAGATGAACCCTGACCAGCTGTGGGAAACCACGATGAATCAGGATACCCGTACCCTGCTCCAGGTGCAGATTGAGGATGCCGCCAAGGCGGAACGCCGCGTCTCCACGCTGATGGGCGACAAGGTCGACCCGCGCAAGCGCTGGATCGTTGAGAATGTTGATTTTACGGAAATAATTGAGTAG
- the gyrA gene encoding DNA gyrase subunit A has product MSSLSEQFSPAFLEEVVGDRFGRYSKYIIQDRAIPDVRDGLKPVQRRILYAMYDSGNTPDKPYRKSAKTVGDVMGNYHPHGDSSIYDGMVRMAQPWKMGHVLVDGHGNWGSMDDDPAAAMRYTEARLSPIAMEMMRDIEKRTVLFKDNFDNTAKEPVVVPSRFPNLLVNGTSGISAGFATEIPPHNLREVIDACIAVMQKPEISLEDIMTFIKGPDFPTGGTIMGGDGIMDAYRTGKGRIYLRSKTEIENLRGGKQQIVITEVPFQIVKSRLVTSMENIRLEKKIDGIAEVRDESGREGLRIVVELKKDADAQGVLAYLLKKTDLQVTYNFNMVAIVNKAPQQLGLKAILEAYIAHQREVVTRRTQFDLERAEDRAHVLEGLVKALNILDEVIAAIKASKNRQDAQNNLVWMFGFSERQADSILTLQLYRLTNLEIHSLQKELDEMMARINTLQGILNSDKKLISVIRKELLEIRDKYGIDRRSLIQGEVEELKVSLEVLVNAEDVLVAMSADGYIKRTGMPSFTRSGGERNASGVKDGDHIVRLLDLNTRDSLLVFTRKGQYFLLPVHQIPEFKWKEPGTAIVNVIGLTKGDGVVSMLPVGNLDDPGTSLVFVTRKGQVKRTELKEYSTSRSGAVAACKVGEGDEIINVSLSRSDKDLVLVTREGMSIRFKENEVNPMGRVASGVRGIQLREGDEVVSCFWVTEDEGEILAVTDIGYAKRSLLVDYPSQSRGGKGMPTFEFKEGKRVKPNGSRIAGAFHCKEPLELIAITRDGQVQTFSSESAPLGERRSIGKLLVSVEKKDEIATIFPAIK; this is encoded by the coding sequence GTGAGCAGTTTATCAGAACAATTTTCGCCGGCTTTTCTGGAAGAGGTCGTCGGTGACCGCTTTGGCCGGTATTCCAAATATATTATTCAGGACCGGGCGATTCCCGATGTGCGGGACGGGCTGAAGCCCGTGCAGCGCCGTATTCTGTATGCGATGTACGACTCGGGCAATACCCCGGACAAGCCGTACCGCAAATCAGCCAAAACCGTCGGGGACGTTATGGGTAACTATCATCCCCACGGCGACTCCTCCATCTATGACGGTATGGTCCGTATGGCCCAGCCGTGGAAAATGGGGCATGTGCTCGTAGACGGACACGGCAACTGGGGCTCGATGGACGATGACCCGGCTGCAGCGATGCGTTATACCGAAGCCCGCCTGTCACCGATCGCAATGGAAATGATGCGTGACATTGAGAAGCGCACCGTGCTGTTCAAGGACAACTTTGACAACACGGCGAAGGAGCCGGTAGTTGTACCTTCACGGTTCCCTAACCTGCTGGTTAACGGCACAAGCGGGATCTCCGCCGGCTTCGCGACCGAAATTCCGCCGCACAACCTGCGTGAGGTGATCGACGCCTGCATCGCTGTGATGCAGAAGCCGGAGATCTCCCTGGAAGACATCATGACCTTTATTAAGGGCCCGGATTTCCCGACCGGCGGTACTATTATGGGCGGCGACGGCATTATGGATGCCTACCGCACCGGCAAAGGCCGGATCTACCTGCGTTCAAAGACCGAGATAGAGAATCTGCGCGGCGGCAAGCAGCAGATTGTGATTACCGAGGTTCCGTTCCAGATTGTCAAATCGCGGCTTGTCACCTCGATGGAGAACATCCGGCTGGAGAAAAAGATTGACGGTATCGCGGAGGTCCGCGATGAGAGCGGACGGGAAGGCCTGCGTATTGTAGTCGAGCTCAAGAAGGATGCCGATGCTCAAGGCGTTCTGGCCTACCTCCTTAAGAAGACCGATCTGCAGGTTACCTACAACTTTAATATGGTGGCCATCGTTAATAAAGCTCCCCAGCAGCTTGGACTCAAAGCGATTCTGGAGGCTTACATTGCCCACCAGCGTGAGGTAGTTACCCGGCGTACCCAGTTCGATCTGGAGCGGGCTGAAGACCGTGCCCATGTCCTGGAAGGACTGGTCAAGGCGCTTAACATTCTGGATGAGGTCATCGCAGCCATCAAGGCTTCCAAGAACCGCCAGGATGCCCAGAATAATCTCGTCTGGATGTTCGGCTTCAGTGAACGCCAGGCGGATTCGATCCTGACCCTGCAGCTGTACCGGCTGACCAATCTGGAGATTCATTCCCTGCAGAAAGAGCTGGATGAAATGATGGCCCGGATTAACACGCTTCAGGGCATTCTGAACAGCGACAAGAAGCTGATTTCCGTCATCCGTAAAGAGCTGCTGGAAATCCGCGACAAGTACGGCATCGACCGCCGCTCACTGATTCAGGGCGAGGTGGAAGAGCTGAAGGTCAGCCTCGAAGTGCTGGTCAACGCTGAGGATGTTCTGGTTGCTATGTCGGCCGACGGCTACATCAAGCGGACCGGCATGCCATCCTTTACACGCTCGGGCGGAGAGCGCAATGCTTCCGGGGTCAAGGACGGGGATCACATCGTAAGGCTGCTTGACCTGAATACAAGGGACAGCCTGCTTGTCTTTACCCGTAAAGGCCAGTACTTCCTGCTTCCGGTGCATCAGATACCGGAATTTAAATGGAAAGAGCCGGGTACGGCAATTGTTAACGTAATCGGCCTCACCAAAGGCGACGGAGTTGTAAGTATGCTGCCGGTAGGTAATCTGGATGATCCCGGGACCAGCCTTGTATTTGTCACACGCAAGGGTCAGGTGAAACGGACGGAGCTCAAGGAGTACTCAACCAGCCGTTCAGGAGCTGTAGCTGCCTGCAAGGTTGGTGAAGGCGATGAGATTATTAACGTGTCGCTAAGCAGATCTGACAAGGACCTGGTGCTTGTAACCCGTGAAGGGATGAGTATCCGCTTCAAGGAGAATGAGGTGAACCCGATGGGCCGTGTAGCCAGCGGGGTTAGAGGGATTCAGCTGCGCGAAGGCGACGAGGTGGTTTCCTGCTTCTGGGTCACTGAGGATGAAGGCGAGATTCTTGCTGTAACGGATATCGGCTATGCCAAACGGAGTCTGCTTGTGGATTATCCGTCGCAGAGCCGCGGCGGCAAGGGCATGCCAACCTTTGAATTCAAGGAAGGCAAGCGTGTGAAACCGAACGGCAGCCGGATCGCGGGGGCGTTCCATTGCAAGGAGCCGCTGGAGCTGATTGCAATTACCCGGGACGGACAAGTCCAAACCTTCTCTTCCGAGTCTGCACCGCTTGGCGAGCGCCGTTCGATAGGCAAGCTGCTGGTTTCCGTTGAGAAGAAGGACGAGATAGCTACGATTTTCCCGGCAATTAAATAA
- a CDS encoding helix-turn-helix domain-containing protein: MYNLAELYYPITAKPDGAGELKPCKELQPYIRCFWGSLSEPAEGAAQPDKLSGHQPAREIIIPDTCMDIIWEWDADTGASGGVFCGINDTAFEVERAEPSASRLRFAIRFHFWAVHLFAEEPLTNVMNYYGDVDAYFPFFRRELGERLTAAGTMAERIAMTEQVLLRRLELVRGSHNGLMNTVHDILRAKGVVTVSSLGSSNGLGSRQLERLFRENIGISPKQTADLVRFQNVWKSLYRPSPQIRNLQDLVYAYGYSHQSHFNNSFKKFAGQTPLEALAYAER; this comes from the coding sequence ATGTACAATCTTGCAGAGCTGTATTATCCGATTACAGCAAAGCCGGATGGTGCTGGAGAGCTGAAGCCCTGTAAGGAGCTGCAGCCGTATATCCGCTGCTTCTGGGGGAGCCTGTCAGAGCCGGCGGAAGGAGCGGCACAGCCGGATAAGCTGTCCGGACATCAGCCGGCGAGGGAGATTATCATCCCTGACACCTGCATGGACATTATTTGGGAGTGGGATGCGGATACCGGTGCTTCCGGCGGTGTTTTTTGCGGAATCAATGATACGGCCTTTGAAGTGGAGCGAGCTGAACCGTCTGCGTCCAGGCTGCGCTTTGCCATCCGGTTTCACTTCTGGGCGGTGCACCTGTTCGCGGAAGAGCCGCTCACTAATGTAATGAACTACTATGGTGATGTGGATGCCTATTTCCCTTTTTTCCGCAGGGAGCTGGGTGAAAGGCTGACGGCTGCCGGGACAATGGCCGAGCGGATTGCCATGACCGAGCAGGTTCTACTGCGCCGTCTGGAGCTGGTGCGCGGCAGCCACAACGGGCTGATGAATACAGTCCATGACATTTTGCGGGCTAAAGGGGTGGTAACGGTAAGCAGTCTCGGCAGCAGCAACGGCCTTGGCAGCCGGCAGCTTGAACGGCTTTTCCGCGAAAATATCGGCATTTCCCCCAAACAGACTGCTGATCTGGTCCGGTTTCAGAATGTCTGGAAGAGCCTGTACCGCCCCTCACCGCAGATCAGGAATCTTCAGGACCTGGTATATGCTTACGGTTACAGCCATCAATCCCATTTTAACAACAGCTTCAAAAAATTTGCCGGACAGACCCCGCTGGAGGCGCTGGCGTATGCGGAGCGATAA
- a CDS encoding GNAT family N-acetyltransferase yields the protein MGQIVQGEGRFYIAGDGKDLAEITYRLEEATGNWIVDHTFVSEELRGQGTGEKLVRAVVDKAREEQVKIIPECPYAAKQFERHKEYSDVLSGDGSAS from the coding sequence ATGGGACAAATTGTTCAGGGTGAAGGCCGTTTTTATATTGCCGGTGACGGAAAGGATCTTGCCGAGATTACATACAGGCTGGAAGAGGCTACGGGGAACTGGATCGTGGATCATACCTTCGTCTCGGAAGAGCTGCGCGGGCAGGGTACAGGCGAGAAGCTGGTGCGGGCAGTGGTGGACAAGGCCCGTGAAGAGCAGGTAAAGATCATTCCGGAATGCCCTTATGCCGCCAAGCAGTTCGAACGGCATAAGGAATATTCCGATGTGCTCAGCGGAGACGGAAGCGCATCATAA